A genomic segment from Gadus morhua chromosome 4, gadMor3.0, whole genome shotgun sequence encodes:
- the grip1 gene encoding glutamate receptor-interacting protein 1 isoform X2 yields the protein MLAALRIWWSARRYRPEEDYQEGYEDLEPYTHRKRDEGPYGKHSGGSRPPDGTLAIRRQSIPEEFRGCSLVELVKKEGSTLGLTVSGGIDKDGKPRVSNLRQGGTAARSDQLVVGDYIRSVNGINLNKFRHDDIISLLKNVGERVVLEVEYELPTLAIQGAGVLFKTLEVTLHKEGNTFGFVTRGGAHEDRNKSRPIVITTLRPGGAADREGTIKPGDRLLSIDGIRLHGTSQSEAMSILKQCGQEATLLLEYDVSIMDSVATASGPLLVEVAKATGSSLGVALSTAVYCNKQVIIIDKVKPGSIADRCGALHPGDHILSVDGSSMEFCSLAEATQLLAASCQLIKMEILPHHQTRPAIKPADQVKVQRSMRPLPWESGGVGSSPPPLPPYQHYNTYHPDHSSSRTLNHNKTTNPPLAQSFSPGSMSAYSLSSISMGTLPRNMYPSSPRGTLHKRKSKKKDFKSSLSLASSTVGLAGQVVHTETTEVLLLSDGIMGFGIQLQGGVFATETLSSPPLIAYMDPDSPAERCGILQIGDRILSINGVPTEDSTLEETNQLLRDSSITAQLTLDIEFDVAESVVPSSGTFHVKLPKKPGVELGITISSPSNRKSGDALIISDIKKGSVAHRTGTLELGDKLLAIDNVRVESCSMEEAVEILQQCEELVKLKIRKDEDNSDEQDLSGSIIYTVELQRYGGPLGITISGTEEPFDPIIISSLTGGGLAERTGAIHVGDRILAINSSSLKGKPLSEAISLLQQAGETVTLKIKKQQDLSSPKSCAVSSSGGLGSEPGEEEEPVVVALPPGQRAYSTLPSVDSAVESWDGSTVDSVLNHAGYHSYSFNEWRSPKTNNIQSSTAPRQRTNPLSDLGLSDDDWDRPPLTGFSVGPDGPEPDQEENFWSQALEDLETCGQSGILRELEATIMSGSSLSLNHEPPPPRSGLGRQASFQEHSSNRPQVAPRSNTLPSDPARRAFAVRKMKQEVSDILTQTPVELHKVSLEKASDAEDFGFSVSDGLLERGVYINNIKQGGAAHRAGLQTYDRMLQINHVRTRDFDCCLVVPLISESGNKLELVISRNPASSSPTANHSHSLGPGHATQPTSSELGAEEEGHIIWSQPGEASL from the exons ATGCTAGCGGCTCTGAGGATCTGGTGGAGCGCCAGGCGCTACCGGCCAGAAGAGGACTACCAGGAGGGCTATGAGGACCTGgagccctacacacacagaaagaggg ATGAGGGTCCGTATGGGAAACATTCTGGGGGGTCGCGACCTCCTGATGGAACCCTGGCGATCAGAAGACAAAGTATCCCag AGGAGTTCCGCGGTTGCTCATTGGTGGAGCTGGTGAAGAAGGAGGGGTCGACTCTGGGCCTGACCGTCTCCGGGGGCATTGACAAGGATGGCAAGCCCCGTGTGTCAAACCTGAGGCAGGGGGGCACCGCCGCCAG GAGCGACCAGCTGGTGGTGGGCGACTACATCCGCTCGGTCAACGGCATCAACTTGAACAAGTTCCGCCACGACGACATCATCAGCCTGCTGAAGAACgtgggggagagggtggtgctggaggtggagtaCGAGCTGCCCACGCtag CCATCCAGGGCGCGGGCGTTCTGTTTAAGACCCTGGAGGTGACGCTGCACAAGGAGGGGAACACCTTCGGCTTCGTGACACGAG gcgGGGCCCACGAGGACAGGAATAAGTCGCGCCCCATCGTCATAACAACGCTCCGGCCAGGTGGGGCGGCTGACAG agaggGCACCATCAAGCCGGGGGATCGACTGCTCAGCATCGATGGGATTCGTCTCCATggcaccagccaatcagaggccatGAGCATCCTGAAGCAGTGCGGCCAGGAGGCTACGCTGCTGCTAGAGTACGACGTCTCCATCATGG ACTCGGTTGCCACGGCGTCAGGTCCATTGCTTGTGGAGGTTGCCAAGGCCACGGGCTCCAGCCTGGGCGTGGCTCTGTCCACCGCCGTCTACTGTAACAAGCAGGTCATCATCATAGACAAGGTGAAGCCTGGCAGCATCGCAGACCG GTGTGGTGCGCTCCACCCAGGTGACCACATCCTCTCGGTGGACGGCAGCTCCATGGAGTTCTGCTCGCTGGCTGAGGCGACGCAGCTATTGGCTGCTTCCTGTCAGCTGATCAAGATGGAgatcctcccccaccaccagaccagaccggcCATCAAACCCGCGGACCAAG tcaagGTGCAGCGCAGTATGCGACCCCTCCCCTGGGAGAGTGGGGGTGttggctcctcccctccccccctccccccctaccaGCACTACAACACCTACCACCCTGaccactcctcctccaggacCCTGAACCACAACAAGACCACCAACCCCC cgcTGGCCCAGTCGTTCTCCCCTGGCTCTATGTCCGCCTATAGTCTCTCGTCCATCAGCATGGGGACCCTGCCCCGGAACATGTATCCCAGCAGCCCCCGCGGCACGCTGCATAAGAGGAAGAGCAAGAAGAAGGACTTCAAGAGCTCTC TGTCCCTGGCGTCCAGTACGGTGGGTCTGGCGGGTCAGGTGGTCCACACCGAGACCACCGAGGTCCTGTTGCTGAGCGACGGCATTATGGGCTTTGGCATCCAGCTGCAGGGGGGGGTGTTTGCCACGGAAacgctctcctccccccccctcatcgcCTACATGGACCCGGACAGCCCCGCAGAGag gtgtggtaTCCTCCAGATAGGTGACAGGATATTGTCCATAAATGGAGTTCCTACTGAAGACTCGACCCTGGAGGAGACCAATCAGCTTCTGAGGGACTCGTCCATCACCGCCCAGCTCACCCTGGACATAGAGTTTGACGTAGCAg AGTCGGTGGTTCCCAGTTCAGGAACGTTTCACGTGAAGCTTCCCAAGAAACCCGGAGTGGAGCTGGGCATCACCATCAGCT ctcCCTCTAACAGGAAGTCAGGTGACGCGCTCATCATCTCGGACATCAAGAAGGGCAGCGtggcacacag GACAGGCACCCTGGAGCTGGGCGACAAGCTGCTGGCCATCGACAACGTGCGGGTGGAGAGCTGCTCcatggaggaggcggtggagatCCTGCAGCAGTGTGAGGAGCTGGTGAAGCTGAAGATACGTAAAGACGAGGACAACTCAG atgAGCAGGACCTGTCCGGCAGCATCATCTACACGGTGGAGCTGCAGCGGTACGGCGGTCCGCTGGGCATCACCATCTCTGGGACCGAGGAGCCCTTCGACCCCATCATCATCTCCTCGCTGACCGGGGGCGGCTTGGCCGAGAG GACGGGGGCGATCCACGTGGGCGACCGCATCCTGGccatcaacagcagcagcctgaAGGGGAAGCCGCTCAGCGAGGCCATCAGCTTGCTGCAGCAGGCGGGGGAGACCGTCACACTGAAGATCAAGAAGCAGCAGGACt TGTCCAGCCCCAAGTCGTGTGCGGTCAGCTCCTCTGGGGGGTTGGGGTCGGAGcctggtgaggaggaagagcctGTTGTGGTGGCCCTGCCCCCCGGTCAGAGGGCGTACAGCACCCTGCCGTCGGTGGACAGTGCGGTGGAGTCCTGGGACGGCTCCACCGTTGACAGCGTGCTCAACCACGCCG gctACCATTCCTACAGTTTCAACGAGTGGCGCAGcccaaagacaaacaacatccAATCATCCACCGCCCCCCGCCAGAGAACCAATCCTCTGTCAGACCTTGGGCTGAGTGATGACGACTGGGACCGCCCCCCGCTAACCGG gtTCAGCGTGGGGCCTGACGGGCCTGAACCGGACCAGGAGGAGAACTTCTGGTCCCAGGCGCTGGAGGACCTGGAGACCTGTGGTCAGAGCGGCATATTGAGAGAGCTAGAG GCAACCATCATGTCGGGCTCCAGTCTAAGTCTAAACCATgagccgccgcccccccgctcTGGCCTGGGACGGCAGGCCAGCTTCCAGGAGCACAGCAGCAACCGACCACAG GTGGCTCCGCGCTCCAACACCTTGCCCTCCGACCCCGCGCGGAGAGCCTTCGCAGTGAGGAAGATGAAGCAGGAAGTCAGCGACATCCTGACGCAGACCCCAGTGGAGCTACACAAG gtgagtcTGGAGAAGGCCTCTGACGCGGAGGACTTTGGCTTCAGCGTGTCTGACGGTCTGCTGGAGAGAGGAGTCTACATCAACAACATCAAGCAGGGTGGGGCCGCCCACCGGGCCGGCCTGCAGACCTATGACCGCATGCTgcag ATAAACCATGTGAGGACGCGGGACTTTGACTGCTGTCTCGTGGTTCCTCTCATCTCGGAGTCTGGAAACAAACTGGAGCTTGTGATCAGCAGaaaccccgcctcctcctccccgaccGCCAATCACAGCCATTCGCTGGGCCCTGGGCATGCCACCCAGCCAACCAGTAGTGAGCtgggggctgaggaggaggggcacATCATATGGAGCCAACCAGGGGAGGCCTCCTTATAG
- the grip1 gene encoding glutamate receptor-interacting protein 1 isoform X4 translates to MIALSFKCRCQVLRRATKDEGPYGKHSGGSRPPDGTLAIRRQSIPEEFRGCSLVELVKKEGSTLGLTVSGGIDKDGKPRVSNLRQGGTAARSDQLVVGDYIRSVNGINLNKFRHDDIISLLKNVGERVVLEVEYELPTLAIQGAGVLFKTLEVTLHKEGNTFGFVTRGGAHEDRNKSRPIVITTLRPGGAADREGTIKPGDRLLSIDGIRLHGTSQSEAMSILKQCGQEATLLLEYDVSIMDSVATASGPLLVEVAKATGSSLGVALSTAVYCNKQVIIIDKVKPGSIADRCGALHPGDHILSVDGSSMEFCSLAEATQLLAASCQLIKMEILPHHQTRPAIKPADQVKVQRSMRPLPWESGGVGSSPPPLPPYQHYNTYHPDHSSSRTLNHNKTTNPPLAQSFSPGSMSAYSLSSISMGTLPRNMYPSSPRGTLHKRKSKKKDFKSSLSLASSTVGLAGQVVHTETTEVLLLSDGIMGFGIQLQGGVFATETLSSPPLIAYMDPDSPAERCGILQIGDRILSINGVPTEDSTLEETNQLLRDSSITAQLTLDIEFDVAESVVPSSGTFHVKLPKKPGVELGITISSPSNRKSGDALIISDIKKGSVAHRTGTLELGDKLLAIDNVRVESCSMEEAVEILQQCEELVKLKIRKDEDNSDEQDLSGSIIYTVELQRYGGPLGITISGTEEPFDPIIISSLTGGGLAERTGAIHVGDRILAINSSSLKGKPLSEAISLLQQAGETVTLKIKKQQDLSSPKSCAVSSSGGLGSEPGEEEEPVVVALPPGQRAYSTLPSVDSAVESWDGSTVDSVLNHAGYHSYSFNEWRSPKTNNIQSSTAPRQRTNPLSDLGLSDDDWDRPPLTGVNYFPSCLISDSRFSVGPDGPEPDQEENFWSQALEDLETCGQSGILRELEATIMSGSSLSLNHEPPPPRSGLGRQASFQEHSSNRPQVAPRSNTLPSDPARRAFAVRKMKQEVSDILTQTPVELHKVSLEKASDAEDFGFSVSDGLLERGVYINNIKQGGAAHRAGLQTYDRMLQINHVRTRDFDCCLVVPLISESGNKLELVISRNPASSSPTANHSHSLGPGHATQPTSSELGAEEEGHIIWSQPGEASL, encoded by the exons ATGATCGCCCTGTCGTTCAAATGCCGCTGTCAGGTCCTCCGCAGAGCAACCAAAg ATGAGGGTCCGTATGGGAAACATTCTGGGGGGTCGCGACCTCCTGATGGAACCCTGGCGATCAGAAGACAAAGTATCCCag AGGAGTTCCGCGGTTGCTCATTGGTGGAGCTGGTGAAGAAGGAGGGGTCGACTCTGGGCCTGACCGTCTCCGGGGGCATTGACAAGGATGGCAAGCCCCGTGTGTCAAACCTGAGGCAGGGGGGCACCGCCGCCAG GAGCGACCAGCTGGTGGTGGGCGACTACATCCGCTCGGTCAACGGCATCAACTTGAACAAGTTCCGCCACGACGACATCATCAGCCTGCTGAAGAACgtgggggagagggtggtgctggaggtggagtaCGAGCTGCCCACGCtag CCATCCAGGGCGCGGGCGTTCTGTTTAAGACCCTGGAGGTGACGCTGCACAAGGAGGGGAACACCTTCGGCTTCGTGACACGAG gcgGGGCCCACGAGGACAGGAATAAGTCGCGCCCCATCGTCATAACAACGCTCCGGCCAGGTGGGGCGGCTGACAG agaggGCACCATCAAGCCGGGGGATCGACTGCTCAGCATCGATGGGATTCGTCTCCATggcaccagccaatcagaggccatGAGCATCCTGAAGCAGTGCGGCCAGGAGGCTACGCTGCTGCTAGAGTACGACGTCTCCATCATGG ACTCGGTTGCCACGGCGTCAGGTCCATTGCTTGTGGAGGTTGCCAAGGCCACGGGCTCCAGCCTGGGCGTGGCTCTGTCCACCGCCGTCTACTGTAACAAGCAGGTCATCATCATAGACAAGGTGAAGCCTGGCAGCATCGCAGACCG GTGTGGTGCGCTCCACCCAGGTGACCACATCCTCTCGGTGGACGGCAGCTCCATGGAGTTCTGCTCGCTGGCTGAGGCGACGCAGCTATTGGCTGCTTCCTGTCAGCTGATCAAGATGGAgatcctcccccaccaccagaccagaccggcCATCAAACCCGCGGACCAAG tcaagGTGCAGCGCAGTATGCGACCCCTCCCCTGGGAGAGTGGGGGTGttggctcctcccctccccccctccccccctaccaGCACTACAACACCTACCACCCTGaccactcctcctccaggacCCTGAACCACAACAAGACCACCAACCCCC cgcTGGCCCAGTCGTTCTCCCCTGGCTCTATGTCCGCCTATAGTCTCTCGTCCATCAGCATGGGGACCCTGCCCCGGAACATGTATCCCAGCAGCCCCCGCGGCACGCTGCATAAGAGGAAGAGCAAGAAGAAGGACTTCAAGAGCTCTC TGTCCCTGGCGTCCAGTACGGTGGGTCTGGCGGGTCAGGTGGTCCACACCGAGACCACCGAGGTCCTGTTGCTGAGCGACGGCATTATGGGCTTTGGCATCCAGCTGCAGGGGGGGGTGTTTGCCACGGAAacgctctcctccccccccctcatcgcCTACATGGACCCGGACAGCCCCGCAGAGag gtgtggtaTCCTCCAGATAGGTGACAGGATATTGTCCATAAATGGAGTTCCTACTGAAGACTCGACCCTGGAGGAGACCAATCAGCTTCTGAGGGACTCGTCCATCACCGCCCAGCTCACCCTGGACATAGAGTTTGACGTAGCAg AGTCGGTGGTTCCCAGTTCAGGAACGTTTCACGTGAAGCTTCCCAAGAAACCCGGAGTGGAGCTGGGCATCACCATCAGCT ctcCCTCTAACAGGAAGTCAGGTGACGCGCTCATCATCTCGGACATCAAGAAGGGCAGCGtggcacacag GACAGGCACCCTGGAGCTGGGCGACAAGCTGCTGGCCATCGACAACGTGCGGGTGGAGAGCTGCTCcatggaggaggcggtggagatCCTGCAGCAGTGTGAGGAGCTGGTGAAGCTGAAGATACGTAAAGACGAGGACAACTCAG atgAGCAGGACCTGTCCGGCAGCATCATCTACACGGTGGAGCTGCAGCGGTACGGCGGTCCGCTGGGCATCACCATCTCTGGGACCGAGGAGCCCTTCGACCCCATCATCATCTCCTCGCTGACCGGGGGCGGCTTGGCCGAGAG GACGGGGGCGATCCACGTGGGCGACCGCATCCTGGccatcaacagcagcagcctgaAGGGGAAGCCGCTCAGCGAGGCCATCAGCTTGCTGCAGCAGGCGGGGGAGACCGTCACACTGAAGATCAAGAAGCAGCAGGACt TGTCCAGCCCCAAGTCGTGTGCGGTCAGCTCCTCTGGGGGGTTGGGGTCGGAGcctggtgaggaggaagagcctGTTGTGGTGGCCCTGCCCCCCGGTCAGAGGGCGTACAGCACCCTGCCGTCGGTGGACAGTGCGGTGGAGTCCTGGGACGGCTCCACCGTTGACAGCGTGCTCAACCACGCCG gctACCATTCCTACAGTTTCAACGAGTGGCGCAGcccaaagacaaacaacatccAATCATCCACCGCCCCCCGCCAGAGAACCAATCCTCTGTCAGACCTTGGGCTGAGTGATGACGACTGGGACCGCCCCCCGCTAACCGG AGTCAATTATTTCCCCAGTTGCCTAATTTCTGACAGCAG gtTCAGCGTGGGGCCTGACGGGCCTGAACCGGACCAGGAGGAGAACTTCTGGTCCCAGGCGCTGGAGGACCTGGAGACCTGTGGTCAGAGCGGCATATTGAGAGAGCTAGAG GCAACCATCATGTCGGGCTCCAGTCTAAGTCTAAACCATgagccgccgcccccccgctcTGGCCTGGGACGGCAGGCCAGCTTCCAGGAGCACAGCAGCAACCGACCACAG GTGGCTCCGCGCTCCAACACCTTGCCCTCCGACCCCGCGCGGAGAGCCTTCGCAGTGAGGAAGATGAAGCAGGAAGTCAGCGACATCCTGACGCAGACCCCAGTGGAGCTACACAAG gtgagtcTGGAGAAGGCCTCTGACGCGGAGGACTTTGGCTTCAGCGTGTCTGACGGTCTGCTGGAGAGAGGAGTCTACATCAACAACATCAAGCAGGGTGGGGCCGCCCACCGGGCCGGCCTGCAGACCTATGACCGCATGCTgcag ATAAACCATGTGAGGACGCGGGACTTTGACTGCTGTCTCGTGGTTCCTCTCATCTCGGAGTCTGGAAACAAACTGGAGCTTGTGATCAGCAGaaaccccgcctcctcctccccgaccGCCAATCACAGCCATTCGCTGGGCCCTGGGCATGCCACCCAGCCAACCAGTAGTGAGCtgggggctgaggaggaggggcacATCATATGGAGCCAACCAGGGGAGGCCTCCTTATAG
- the grip1 gene encoding glutamate receptor-interacting protein 1 isoform X5, with product MLAALRIWWSARRYRPEEDYQEGYEDLEPYTHRKRDEGPYGKHSGGSRPPDGTLAIRRQSIPEEFRGCSLVELVKKEGSTLGLTVSGGIDKDGKPRVSNLRQGGTAARSDQLVVGDYIRSVNGINLNKFRHDDIISLLKNVGERVVLEVEYELPTLAIQGAGVLFKTLEVTLHKEGNTFGFVTRGGAHEDRNKSRPIVITTLRPGGAADREGTIKPGDRLLSIDGIRLHGTSQSEAMSILKQCGQEATLLLEYDVSIMDSVATASGPLLVEVAKATGSSLGVALSTAVYCNKQVIIIDKVKPGSIADRCGALHPGDHILSVDGSSMEFCSLAEATQLLAASCQLIKMEILPHHQTRPAIKPADQALAQSFSPGSMSAYSLSSISMGTLPRNMYPSSPRGTLHKRKSKKKDFKSSLSLASSTVGLAGQVVHTETTEVLLLSDGIMGFGIQLQGGVFATETLSSPPLIAYMDPDSPAERCGILQIGDRILSINGVPTEDSTLEETNQLLRDSSITAQLTLDIEFDVAESVVPSSGTFHVKLPKKPGVELGITISSPSNRKSGDALIISDIKKGSVAHRTGTLELGDKLLAIDNVRVESCSMEEAVEILQQCEELVKLKIRKDEDNSDEQDLSGSIIYTVELQRYGGPLGITISGTEEPFDPIIISSLTGGGLAERTGAIHVGDRILAINSSSLKGKPLSEAISLLQQAGETVTLKIKKQQDLSSPKSCAVSSSGGLGSEPGEEEEPVVVALPPGQRAYSTLPSVDSAVESWDGSTVDSVLNHAGYHSYSFNEWRSPKTNNIQSSTAPRQRTNPLSDLGLSDDDWDRPPLTGVNYFPSCLISDSRFSVGPDGPEPDQEENFWSQALEDLETCGQSGILRELEATIMSGSSLSLNHEPPPPRSGLGRQASFQEHSSNRPQVAPRSNTLPSDPARRAFAVRKMKQEVSDILTQTPVELHKVSLEKASDAEDFGFSVSDGLLERGVYINNIKQGGAAHRAGLQTYDRMLQINHVRTRDFDCCLVVPLISESGNKLELVISRNPASSSPTANHSHSLGPGHATQPTSSELGAEEEGHIIWSQPGEASL from the exons ATGCTAGCGGCTCTGAGGATCTGGTGGAGCGCCAGGCGCTACCGGCCAGAAGAGGACTACCAGGAGGGCTATGAGGACCTGgagccctacacacacagaaagaggg ATGAGGGTCCGTATGGGAAACATTCTGGGGGGTCGCGACCTCCTGATGGAACCCTGGCGATCAGAAGACAAAGTATCCCag AGGAGTTCCGCGGTTGCTCATTGGTGGAGCTGGTGAAGAAGGAGGGGTCGACTCTGGGCCTGACCGTCTCCGGGGGCATTGACAAGGATGGCAAGCCCCGTGTGTCAAACCTGAGGCAGGGGGGCACCGCCGCCAG GAGCGACCAGCTGGTGGTGGGCGACTACATCCGCTCGGTCAACGGCATCAACTTGAACAAGTTCCGCCACGACGACATCATCAGCCTGCTGAAGAACgtgggggagagggtggtgctggaggtggagtaCGAGCTGCCCACGCtag CCATCCAGGGCGCGGGCGTTCTGTTTAAGACCCTGGAGGTGACGCTGCACAAGGAGGGGAACACCTTCGGCTTCGTGACACGAG gcgGGGCCCACGAGGACAGGAATAAGTCGCGCCCCATCGTCATAACAACGCTCCGGCCAGGTGGGGCGGCTGACAG agaggGCACCATCAAGCCGGGGGATCGACTGCTCAGCATCGATGGGATTCGTCTCCATggcaccagccaatcagaggccatGAGCATCCTGAAGCAGTGCGGCCAGGAGGCTACGCTGCTGCTAGAGTACGACGTCTCCATCATGG ACTCGGTTGCCACGGCGTCAGGTCCATTGCTTGTGGAGGTTGCCAAGGCCACGGGCTCCAGCCTGGGCGTGGCTCTGTCCACCGCCGTCTACTGTAACAAGCAGGTCATCATCATAGACAAGGTGAAGCCTGGCAGCATCGCAGACCG GTGTGGTGCGCTCCACCCAGGTGACCACATCCTCTCGGTGGACGGCAGCTCCATGGAGTTCTGCTCGCTGGCTGAGGCGACGCAGCTATTGGCTGCTTCCTGTCAGCTGATCAAGATGGAgatcctcccccaccaccagaccagaccggcCATCAAACCCGCGGACCAAG cgcTGGCCCAGTCGTTCTCCCCTGGCTCTATGTCCGCCTATAGTCTCTCGTCCATCAGCATGGGGACCCTGCCCCGGAACATGTATCCCAGCAGCCCCCGCGGCACGCTGCATAAGAGGAAGAGCAAGAAGAAGGACTTCAAGAGCTCTC TGTCCCTGGCGTCCAGTACGGTGGGTCTGGCGGGTCAGGTGGTCCACACCGAGACCACCGAGGTCCTGTTGCTGAGCGACGGCATTATGGGCTTTGGCATCCAGCTGCAGGGGGGGGTGTTTGCCACGGAAacgctctcctccccccccctcatcgcCTACATGGACCCGGACAGCCCCGCAGAGag gtgtggtaTCCTCCAGATAGGTGACAGGATATTGTCCATAAATGGAGTTCCTACTGAAGACTCGACCCTGGAGGAGACCAATCAGCTTCTGAGGGACTCGTCCATCACCGCCCAGCTCACCCTGGACATAGAGTTTGACGTAGCAg AGTCGGTGGTTCCCAGTTCAGGAACGTTTCACGTGAAGCTTCCCAAGAAACCCGGAGTGGAGCTGGGCATCACCATCAGCT ctcCCTCTAACAGGAAGTCAGGTGACGCGCTCATCATCTCGGACATCAAGAAGGGCAGCGtggcacacag GACAGGCACCCTGGAGCTGGGCGACAAGCTGCTGGCCATCGACAACGTGCGGGTGGAGAGCTGCTCcatggaggaggcggtggagatCCTGCAGCAGTGTGAGGAGCTGGTGAAGCTGAAGATACGTAAAGACGAGGACAACTCAG atgAGCAGGACCTGTCCGGCAGCATCATCTACACGGTGGAGCTGCAGCGGTACGGCGGTCCGCTGGGCATCACCATCTCTGGGACCGAGGAGCCCTTCGACCCCATCATCATCTCCTCGCTGACCGGGGGCGGCTTGGCCGAGAG GACGGGGGCGATCCACGTGGGCGACCGCATCCTGGccatcaacagcagcagcctgaAGGGGAAGCCGCTCAGCGAGGCCATCAGCTTGCTGCAGCAGGCGGGGGAGACCGTCACACTGAAGATCAAGAAGCAGCAGGACt TGTCCAGCCCCAAGTCGTGTGCGGTCAGCTCCTCTGGGGGGTTGGGGTCGGAGcctggtgaggaggaagagcctGTTGTGGTGGCCCTGCCCCCCGGTCAGAGGGCGTACAGCACCCTGCCGTCGGTGGACAGTGCGGTGGAGTCCTGGGACGGCTCCACCGTTGACAGCGTGCTCAACCACGCCG gctACCATTCCTACAGTTTCAACGAGTGGCGCAGcccaaagacaaacaacatccAATCATCCACCGCCCCCCGCCAGAGAACCAATCCTCTGTCAGACCTTGGGCTGAGTGATGACGACTGGGACCGCCCCCCGCTAACCGG AGTCAATTATTTCCCCAGTTGCCTAATTTCTGACAGCAG gtTCAGCGTGGGGCCTGACGGGCCTGAACCGGACCAGGAGGAGAACTTCTGGTCCCAGGCGCTGGAGGACCTGGAGACCTGTGGTCAGAGCGGCATATTGAGAGAGCTAGAG GCAACCATCATGTCGGGCTCCAGTCTAAGTCTAAACCATgagccgccgcccccccgctcTGGCCTGGGACGGCAGGCCAGCTTCCAGGAGCACAGCAGCAACCGACCACAG GTGGCTCCGCGCTCCAACACCTTGCCCTCCGACCCCGCGCGGAGAGCCTTCGCAGTGAGGAAGATGAAGCAGGAAGTCAGCGACATCCTGACGCAGACCCCAGTGGAGCTACACAAG gtgagtcTGGAGAAGGCCTCTGACGCGGAGGACTTTGGCTTCAGCGTGTCTGACGGTCTGCTGGAGAGAGGAGTCTACATCAACAACATCAAGCAGGGTGGGGCCGCCCACCGGGCCGGCCTGCAGACCTATGACCGCATGCTgcag ATAAACCATGTGAGGACGCGGGACTTTGACTGCTGTCTCGTGGTTCCTCTCATCTCGGAGTCTGGAAACAAACTGGAGCTTGTGATCAGCAGaaaccccgcctcctcctccccgaccGCCAATCACAGCCATTCGCTGGGCCCTGGGCATGCCACCCAGCCAACCAGTAGTGAGCtgggggctgaggaggaggggcacATCATATGGAGCCAACCAGGGGAGGCCTCCTTATAG